The genomic window tgaTTAAGGTATTTCCCTCCAAAAAACGTCTGATAATACTTCTTGGTGAGGTAGACAGGAAAAGCTTGCATCTCAGGACCAGCCTGCCAGGCTCGGCTGCTACAGTTGCCCGAAAAGGAATTGTTGTGGACCATGTGATTGTGTGGATATTTCCCAGAGAGGATGCTACTCCGGCTGGGACAGCAAAGAGGAGTTGCTGTGTACTTaacaccataaaaaaaaaaagatgaaatggCTTATATTACAGacaacaaaaagacaaacatgagGATTTGTCGCATATTCTTCCAGCACACTCACAACAACAAGGGTTAAATAGTACCTTTCTGGTCACTGGAGTGGCAACATTTAAGTGCACTACGTTTCTCTTTATCTAGTACATGCAAATTCCATGCACACAGGGCAGAAATGGGACTCAAACCTCTAACACAGGTGGTGCGAGGCAAACAATCTAACCTTATATAGACAACGTTATATCTACATTTCCAGGTGAACTGTACATATTAAAAGGTACAACAGATGTAAGGGTACCACCTCAGTAACCAGGAAAGATACAGAATCGTGCAATTTTCATTTTACTCACTGCATAAGAGAATGTGACACCAGCATCACCGATCAGGGCTTTGGTTTTCTTTAACGGCGTCTGTAATGAATTATATTTGATCAGACATATTTTGGTAATGGGCCTGATCATCACAACTGTACATAGAAATAACTACCACACTTACCATACCACCAAGCTCGACGTCCAGGTCATCTGTTACGATGAGTATCACATTGCTGGATTTGACACATTCTGCACACTTAGGCAGCCAGGTGAATAGAGTAAGGAACATCAGAAGCACAGAAGCTCCTTCAGGCAGTCTCCTTAGACGGTTCCTATGTGATTTTCTTGAAAATGAACTAGCCATGAGTCTCCCAGGCCGGACCAGAGTCTTGTAGAGGTCTGTTTTAGAGCAGTATTAGTAATAGAGTTGCATGCACGGTGTAGtgagatggtgtgtgtctgAGGAAGTTTGAGGAAGTGCAACTGAGTGGTCATATGACTTCCATGCTGTTTATACAGGGACTTTAACCTGACGTATGGGTTTTTACTGAAATGAAACctgtaaagaaaaaagggggggacaaaacaaaaaaacagacatttcaCATAAATGTGGAACATAAACACGTACAACAAATccaatatgtttttgtttgttttcttcttctagcTAATTACATTAACTACTGGAGGTTTAGTATGTGTGACAGGTTTTGGAAATAGTTTTGGATCAAATGAAATCCTGTaagacaaacaaaactgtaAGACAAGCAGCAAACATAACATTTTGTTTCAATACTAAATGAAACAGCTAACCAGTTAGCTACAAAAACTTTTTGCGCTCGTGCACAAAGCACTTACTTCACTGACTTCCTCGATACTTCCGTTGAAATCTGGGTTGCCAGATATTTCCAACAAATCCTTTACAACGGATCTATCCAACACCCAGGAAATAAATCCACTCCGCCAGCTTTCCTTGGAGCATAAAAGCAGAGATCTGGCAACAAAGGTCGAAACGCCATCGAAGTCACCACGCTTCACTTAACACAACCTAATTTTCTATCATGATAAGAAAGCAGTTGCTTCCTtaatactactattactactttaGTTATGGTGACTAGCTGGAGAGCAGTGCCACACAGATTATGGTCCCTCTAAAACGCAAGAAAGTGACTACAGAGCCAACCGTAAGTCATGACAATAACGCGTGTATATTTCCTGATGTTGTTATTTGCATCCTGGAAAGGAAGATGGGTGCATCCAGAAAGTCCTTCCTGACGCGTCTTGCAAGGAGTAAAGGATTTCTGATTCAAGAGGCTTACAGGTAAGACTTGAAACTGTGCTGTCATCCATATCTTCTGCAATGTcatatatgtataaatttatATCTAACatattgtttgcttttttttttttagctcttccATCACTCACCTGGTGTCAGAAAACAACACTAGGGATGAAGTTGACAATTGGATTAAGAAGCAGGAGATAGAAGGAAAAACCTCAACCGATTCAGTCAATCTGTTGGACATCAGTTGGTTGACTGAGAGCATGACGAGTGGAAATCCTGTCCCCATTCAGGACAGACACAGGTTAAAGGTGATAAACCCTTGCATGGGTTAATTTTAAGGGATGTttgttctgtgttgtgtgtgtgctgaggagTAATGTTTTTACAGATCAGCATGAAACCCTCTGATTTCACTCCTGCGGTTAAAATGAAGAGTTATGCCTGTCAGAGGAGAACTCCACTGAAGCACCACAACTTATTCCTTACAGTGAGTCCTTTTACACTATCTTATGAAACCCCTACAATGCCTCCACAAACCCCTAGGGCTTCTCAAAGCCTCTAAATCATGTTTGGTGTCTGACGTTTGCACTCAGGTGCCACATCCTTTCATCAAACCCTAGGTTTGCTCTGggttctcaggtttcctccTACTATCCGTAAACATGACAGTACACGCATTGGCTACTCTGTATATGGTGCCCTTTAATGGACTGCCATCCCATCTAGGGTGCATTTCTTGGTGAACACTCAGTGCTCCTGtcatttttttacttcctttaaGATCTACTGTACTTGCAGTGAAAGTGCAATGCTGCTCGATTGGTTTTGCAGGATGCTCTGGAGACCCTAGCCCAGAATGCAGAGTTCAGTGAGAATGAAGGCAGGAGCGTAGCCTTCCGAAGGTCTGCATCAGTCTTGAAGGCACTTCCTCATGTTGTGCGCGCCATGGACGAATTGAAGGACTTGCCCTGCTTGGGTGAGCATTCCCTGAGAGTTATAAAGGTGGGAAATATTTCAGGTTGATTTTCaagttaaaatttaaaatgctcCGTGGTTGATATGAACCTGCCACCCTTTTAGGAGATTTTAGAAGATGGCACATCAAGTGAAGTGGAGTCGACTAGGCAGTCTGAGCAGTTCCAAGCCATGAAGGTTAGCAAATGCCaaattatatattcattatagcatcatgtgcttttgtttaattcttttaaaaaatatatatttcgccacgggggcacggtggcttagtggttagcacgttcgcctcacacctccaaggtcggggttcgattcccgcctccgccttgtgtgtgtggagtttgcatgttctccccgtgcctcgggggtttcctccgggtactccggtttcctcccccagtccaaagacatgcatggtaggttgattggcatctctggaaaattgtccctagtgtgtgattgtgtgagtgaatgtgtgtgtgtgtgtgccctgcgatgggttggcactccgtccagggtgtatcctgccttgatgcccaatgacgcctgagataggcacaggctccccgtgacccgaggtagttcggataagtggtagaagatgaatgaatgaatgaatatttcgcCTCCTTCAGGCACTGACTGGTATTTTTGGTGTCGGAGTTCGGACTGCTGATCGGTGGTTTAGGGAAGGCCTACGGAGTCCGTTAGACCTCATTCATACAGGACAAAAACTGAACCATGCACAGCAAGCAGGTACAGATAATTGTGTTcaggaatgaaataaaaatagagtTATTAATTCAGTTTGTCATTAGCATTTTCACTTGCTATATTGTCTTTTGTTACACGTGCTTACACAGGCCTTAAAGTGTGTCATGTGTGCTtcagctctctctttcttactgttAGGAGTACAGTATTATAAAGATCTTAACACACCTGTCACTAAAAAGGAGGCTGTGGTCATCAGTGACATTGTCGAGAAGACAGTAAAAGCTGTGCTGCCTGGGGCAATTATTACACTTACAGGAGGATTCAGAAGGTATAAACATACTGTTCATGTACTATATTGCATCAGGTACAGCTGCATAATGgataaaaatcatcatttgcTCAATTTTTGAACTCCTCTCAGaagtgctgttatagaaaacagcTTTTGATCAATAAGAGTTGAGAATTTAGCATTGGCTCATTAGTTCCACTTTAGCTAAGCTCAACAATATCCTGATTAATTATCTCTCA from Tachysurus vachellii isolate PV-2020 chromosome 20, HZAU_Pvac_v1, whole genome shotgun sequence includes these protein-coding regions:
- the polm gene encoding DNA-directed DNA/RNA polymerase mu; the encoded protein is MVPLKRKKVTTEPTVSHDNNACIFPDVVICILERKMGASRKSFLTRLARSKGFLIQEAYSSSITHLVSENNTRDEVDNWIKKQEIEGKTSTDSVNLLDISWLTESMTSGNPVPIQDRHRLKISMKPSDFTPAVKMKSYACQRRTPLKHHNLFLTDALETLAQNAEFSENEGRSVAFRRSASVLKALPHVVRAMDELKDLPCLGEHSLRVIKEILEDGTSSEVESTRQSEQFQAMKALTGIFGVGVRTADRWFREGLRSPLDLIHTGQKLNHAQQAGVQYYKDLNTPVTKKEAVVISDIVEKTVKAVLPGAIITLTGGFRRGKEVGHDVDFLITHPEEGAEERLMPKIVNCLEDQGLLLYQKTTVNSYLESKDGPARPASNMDRFERCFSIFKLEVDSETHAEGSLSNSCSTHHSGSTWRAVRVDLVVSPYSQFAFATLGWTGSKLFERELRRWAGQEKAMSLSSHALYDSKQQRYLRANSEEEIFTHLGLEYIPPSERNA